The following coding sequences are from one Loxodonta africana isolate mLoxAfr1 chromosome 18, mLoxAfr1.hap2, whole genome shotgun sequence window:
- the SHBG gene encoding sex hormone-binding globulin isoform X4 — MTFDVTKITKTSSSFELQTWDPEGVIFYGDTNPNDDWFMLGLRDGRPEIQLHNHWAQLTVGTGPPLDDGRWHQVEVKMDGDSVVLLVDGEEVLHLRQVSGPLARKPQPIMKIALGGLLFPSSNLRLPLVPALDGCLRRDVWLDRRAQISASAPTSTRNCAVESQPGVFFPPGTHAEFSLQGQASSSSFCLHDLWAQGQRLDMDRALSRSQDIWTHSCPQSLGNGTDTSH, encoded by the exons ATGACTTTTGACGTCACCAAGATCACAAA AACCTCCTCCTCCTTTGAACTTCAAACATGGGATCCAGAGGGAGTGATTTTTTATGGGGATACCAACCCTAATGATGACTGGTTTATGCTGGGACTTCGGGATGGCAGACCTGAGATCCAATTGCACAATCATTGGGCCCAACTTACGGTGGGCACTGGGCCTCCGCTGGATGACGGGAGGTGGCACCAG GTGGAAGTGAAGATGGATGGGGACTCGGTGGTGCTCCTGGTGGATGGGGAGGAGGTGCTGCACCTGAGACAGGTCTCTGGGCCCCTGGCCAGAAAACCCCAGCCCATCATGAAGATCGCGCTGGGGGGGCTTCTCTTCCCCTCCTCCAACCTCCGGCTGCCG cTGGTCCCTGCCCTGGATGGCTGCCTGCGCCGGGATGTCTGGCTGGACCGGCGGGCCCAGATCTCAGCCTCTGCCCCCACTAGCACCAGAAACTGTGCTGTGGAGTCCCAACCTGGGGTATTCTTCCCTCCAGGGACTCATGCAGAATTCAGCCTCCAAG GACaggcctcttcttcctccttttgcCTGCATGACCTTTGGGCCCAAGGCCAGAGGCTGGACATGGACCGGGCCCTCAGCAGAAGCCAGGACATCTGGACTCACAGCTGTCCCCAGAGCTTAGGCAATGGCACTGACACCTCCCATTAA
- the SHBG gene encoding sex hormone-binding globulin isoform X1, giving the protein MTFDVTKITKTSSSFELQTWDPEGVIFYGDTNPNDDWFMLGLRDGRPEIQLHNHWAQLTVGTGPPLDDGRWHQVEVKMDGDSVVLLVDGEEVLHLRQVSGPLARKPQPIMKIALGGLLFPSSNLRLPLVPALDGCLRRDVWLDRRAQISASAPTSTRNCAVESQPGVFFPPGTHAEFSLQDIPQPHAETWAFSLELGLQLAAGAGRLLALGTLANSPWLSLHFQDQKVVLSSGPGPGLDLPLVSGLPLQLKMDLSRVVLSQGLKEEVLALPPLGLDPLSNLWDQTQGYLFLGAVPGQASSSSFCLHDLWAQGQRLDMDRALSRSQDIWTHSCPQSLGNGTDTSH; this is encoded by the exons ATGACTTTTGACGTCACCAAGATCACAAA AACCTCCTCCTCCTTTGAACTTCAAACATGGGATCCAGAGGGAGTGATTTTTTATGGGGATACCAACCCTAATGATGACTGGTTTATGCTGGGACTTCGGGATGGCAGACCTGAGATCCAATTGCACAATCATTGGGCCCAACTTACGGTGGGCACTGGGCCTCCGCTGGATGACGGGAGGTGGCACCAG GTGGAAGTGAAGATGGATGGGGACTCGGTGGTGCTCCTGGTGGATGGGGAGGAGGTGCTGCACCTGAGACAGGTCTCTGGGCCCCTGGCCAGAAAACCCCAGCCCATCATGAAGATCGCGCTGGGGGGGCTTCTCTTCCCCTCCTCCAACCTCCGGCTGCCG cTGGTCCCTGCCCTGGATGGCTGCCTGCGCCGGGATGTCTGGCTGGACCGGCGGGCCCAGATCTCAGCCTCTGCCCCCACTAGCACCAGAAACTGTGCTGTGGAGTCCCAACCTGGGGTATTCTTCCCTCCAGGGACTCATGCAGAATTCAGCCTCCAAG ACATCCCCCAGCCTCATGCAGAAACCTGGGCCTTCTCTCTGGAACTGGGGCTCCAGCTGGCAGCAGGCGCTGGTCGCCTCCTTGCTCTTGGGACCCTAGCGAACTCTCCTTGGCTCAGCCTCCACTTCCAAGATCAA AAGGTGGTCCTGTCCTCTGGGCCTGGGCCAGGGCTGGAtctccctctggtctcaggaCTCCCTCTTCAGCTGAAGATGGATTTGTCCAGGGTGGTCCTGAGCCAGgggctgaaggaagaagtccttgCTCTGCCTCCCCTGGGTCTTGACCCTCTCTCCAACCTCTGGGACCAGACTCAGGGGTacctcttcttgggggctgtacCAG GACaggcctcttcttcctccttttgcCTGCATGACCTTTGGGCCCAAGGCCAGAGGCTGGACATGGACCGGGCCCTCAGCAGAAGCCAGGACATCTGGACTCACAGCTGTCCCCAGAGCTTAGGCAATGGCACTGACACCTCCCATTAA
- the SHBG gene encoding sex hormone-binding globulin isoform X2 — MTFDVTKITKTSSSFELQTWDPEGVIFYGDTNPNDDWFMLGLRDGRPEIQLHNHWAQLTVGTGPPLDDGRWHQVEVKMDGDSVVLLVDGEEVLHLRQVSGPLARKPQPIMKIALGGLLFPSSNLRLPISASAPTSTRNCAVESQPGVFFPPGTHAEFSLQDIPQPHAETWAFSLELGLQLAAGAGRLLALGTLANSPWLSLHFQDQKVVLSSGPGPGLDLPLVSGLPLQLKMDLSRVVLSQGLKEEVLALPPLGLDPLSNLWDQTQGYLFLGAVPGQASSSSFCLHDLWAQGQRLDMDRALSRSQDIWTHSCPQSLGNGTDTSH, encoded by the exons ATGACTTTTGACGTCACCAAGATCACAAA AACCTCCTCCTCCTTTGAACTTCAAACATGGGATCCAGAGGGAGTGATTTTTTATGGGGATACCAACCCTAATGATGACTGGTTTATGCTGGGACTTCGGGATGGCAGACCTGAGATCCAATTGCACAATCATTGGGCCCAACTTACGGTGGGCACTGGGCCTCCGCTGGATGACGGGAGGTGGCACCAG GTGGAAGTGAAGATGGATGGGGACTCGGTGGTGCTCCTGGTGGATGGGGAGGAGGTGCTGCACCTGAGACAGGTCTCTGGGCCCCTGGCCAGAAAACCCCAGCCCATCATGAAGATCGCGCTGGGGGGGCTTCTCTTCCCCTCCTCCAACCTCCGGCTGCCG ATCTCAGCCTCTGCCCCCACTAGCACCAGAAACTGTGCTGTGGAGTCCCAACCTGGGGTATTCTTCCCTCCAGGGACTCATGCAGAATTCAGCCTCCAAG ACATCCCCCAGCCTCATGCAGAAACCTGGGCCTTCTCTCTGGAACTGGGGCTCCAGCTGGCAGCAGGCGCTGGTCGCCTCCTTGCTCTTGGGACCCTAGCGAACTCTCCTTGGCTCAGCCTCCACTTCCAAGATCAA AAGGTGGTCCTGTCCTCTGGGCCTGGGCCAGGGCTGGAtctccctctggtctcaggaCTCCCTCTTCAGCTGAAGATGGATTTGTCCAGGGTGGTCCTGAGCCAGgggctgaaggaagaagtccttgCTCTGCCTCCCCTGGGTCTTGACCCTCTCTCCAACCTCTGGGACCAGACTCAGGGGTacctcttcttgggggctgtacCAG GACaggcctcttcttcctccttttgcCTGCATGACCTTTGGGCCCAAGGCCAGAGGCTGGACATGGACCGGGCCCTCAGCAGAAGCCAGGACATCTGGACTCACAGCTGTCCCCAGAGCTTAGGCAATGGCACTGACACCTCCCATTAA
- the SHBG gene encoding sex hormone-binding globulin isoform X3, with amino-acid sequence MGIPTLMMTGLCWDFGMADLRSNCTIIGPNLRWVLHLRQVSGPLARKPQPIMKIALGGLLFPSSNLRLPLVPALDGCLRRDVWLDRRAQISASAPTSTRNCAVESQPGVFFPPGTHAEFSLQDIPQPHAETWAFSLELGLQLAAGAGRLLALGTLANSPWLSLHFQDQKVVLSSGPGPGLDLPLVSGLPLQLKMDLSRVVLSQGLKEEVLALPPLGLDPLSNLWDQTQGYLFLGAVPGQASSSSFCLHDLWAQGQRLDMDRALSRSQDIWTHSCPQSLGNGTDTSH; translated from the exons ATGGGGATACCAACCCTAATGATGACTGGTTTATGCTGGGACTTCGGGATGGCAGACCTGAGATCCAATTGCACAATCATTGGGCCCAACTTACGGTGG GTGCTGCACCTGAGACAGGTCTCTGGGCCCCTGGCCAGAAAACCCCAGCCCATCATGAAGATCGCGCTGGGGGGGCTTCTCTTCCCCTCCTCCAACCTCCGGCTGCCG cTGGTCCCTGCCCTGGATGGCTGCCTGCGCCGGGATGTCTGGCTGGACCGGCGGGCCCAGATCTCAGCCTCTGCCCCCACTAGCACCAGAAACTGTGCTGTGGAGTCCCAACCTGGGGTATTCTTCCCTCCAGGGACTCATGCAGAATTCAGCCTCCAAG ACATCCCCCAGCCTCATGCAGAAACCTGGGCCTTCTCTCTGGAACTGGGGCTCCAGCTGGCAGCAGGCGCTGGTCGCCTCCTTGCTCTTGGGACCCTAGCGAACTCTCCTTGGCTCAGCCTCCACTTCCAAGATCAA AAGGTGGTCCTGTCCTCTGGGCCTGGGCCAGGGCTGGAtctccctctggtctcaggaCTCCCTCTTCAGCTGAAGATGGATTTGTCCAGGGTGGTCCTGAGCCAGgggctgaaggaagaagtccttgCTCTGCCTCCCCTGGGTCTTGACCCTCTCTCCAACCTCTGGGACCAGACTCAGGGGTacctcttcttgggggctgtacCAG GACaggcctcttcttcctccttttgcCTGCATGACCTTTGGGCCCAAGGCCAGAGGCTGGACATGGACCGGGCCCTCAGCAGAAGCCAGGACATCTGGACTCACAGCTGTCCCCAGAGCTTAGGCAATGGCACTGACACCTCCCATTAA